AGAAAAACCTTTTGTACTGAACTGAATCATAGCAAATTCAGTGTATATACATCAAATGTGTTTGTACTCTCATCGAAAACTCTTTATCCATGGAGTTTTTGTTTCAACTGTTCGTCTTAAAAAGGTTATTAGAGTTTTTGTTTCAACTGTTTGTTTCAAGTGTGCAAATGTACAACAAGATCTGTGAGTATTAGTGTGGTaggataaataaaaaaaaagacggAATGTTGGTCCTATCCTAAAAAGGTTTTAgcaataaaaagacacattgTTCCAACTTATACGCCAACCCAAAAGACACAAAACATCCATGCAATGAAGAAACCCGTATTTACCACTTATTTATCAAAGGTTTTTTtgatatacttttaaaaatatttctccATTGCAAAACGATGTTTAGGTCTAtgattcaaattattttataatttaaatcgtATTTAtcacttattttttgtttgggtaGAACACGAATATTTGAGGTTGAAAAAAGCTCTTTTCCCCAGCAGAAGGCGAAATGGGCAAACATATTACCAATTAAACATATCACAGAGCATCAAACTTGAATCATAAGTGAACCTTCGAAATATACCAAATTGATTTGAAAGAACCAAGACTGAGTATGCTAACCACATTGCCGGTCTTGAGTATAAGCACACATCAAACATGTGTTTCTAGTTTAGTATATGCAGAATTTGTTTAGTGCAAGTGGTTAAAGTTCACCATGTATTTAGATCGAGAGTTGGAGTTCGAGTCCTTGtgatttgtaaactttttttggTAAGCTCATATAAATTGGGCCAAAAGAATTTTGTTGCTTTATAGATCcagaagaagaaaaccaaaGCCTTTTTTTAGGAAAACCAAAGTTCCTGTCTTAAAtttgagattatatttttgacaGTGAAACTGGTCTCTTTGATAACCTCATCAGCAGAAGAAGTGGTACCTGTGCAATTCTTCTAGTTGAGTTTCCTTTTACAAGGATCATTTGCTTTTGagaattagtttttttcttaaaccTAAAGTTAAACTCTAGTTTCCATTAATTAACTAGAATTCTTGAATTCAACATTAACCGTGCGTTGTGGATACTTCGGTTATGTTGTTACCTTTGTTAGCTTTAACGTCCTTAACATTAAAGGAGTTTTCTTTTTGGTTACCCTTAAAAAAATTTACGTGAGTGGCTCAAGAACTGATTCAGTATTGTGATGTTCTATCTAAGAAGAAACCCATATTGATTAATTTGGGGTTGTATATTACTCATTgcaatatatgtttttgttacttTGGTTGGTTGTTCTTACAAAAAGTCACTTGAGAGTGGCTCAAGTTGAGTCAGTATTGCAATACTCTGCCTATAAGAATTCCCGATTATTTGGGTTTGTCTCTCTCACTgataactattattttatgggtttttagtTTCGATTATTCTTCTTGATGACAAAGGATATAGAGAGGTTACTTGGGAGTTGGGACAGAAGAGTCAAGTACTAAGTTGGATTTTTATATCTCCATTGCATGGATGTTTTGTGACTTTGGGTTGGTGAATAAGTTGGACGGCCAATACTATCCCATTGTGTCTTTGTATTATTTAAACTTCTTTTTAGATGACCAACAtgatttagtttgtttttattctAATGTATCCTATCACACTACAGACCTTTTGTACACTGCGCATTCTTTCTTACAGTTGTTAACTTGTTACTATCATTTAGTTCGAATATAATTAAGGTGCCAGCAAACTATCGTCATTAGCTGCTTTCCTTATGTTCGGATGAAGGGTAAGGtaccatttatttattttataatgaagatttactatttatttgatCATAGATTCTACACATGAAACATACATAAAAAAGACAATAAGTTTAGGCCTTCCTTGATTCAATATTAAGAAACACATATTTGATTACGGAAAATAAGAGAAGTATGTTGGAAAATTATCGAAAGTTATTAAAGACCGAGGCGCTCACTCAAACACAAGCATGCAAGTCTTTGAGCCTCTTGCCACAGACTCCAACTCCTTCAGCATATCAACTTTCTTTGCAGATTTTGAGAAGAATGTCGCCTTCTTTAGACAACTCGCATTTGCTAGGATGTACTTTGCAGCTTCTCTCTCTTCGTCGGTGCCGTTGTACTGTCTCCACTCGAAGATCTCCAGATGGGATGACAAACATTCGGGAAGAGAATTTGGCTGGTTCCAAGGAGCAGCCGTCTCGTTGTTCTGATACAACTTGAGAACTCGAAGTTTTGGAGTGTCTTTGAGTAAATTACACCAGTGGGAAGGACATGCATATAGCTCTAGGTGGTCAAGAAAGAGAAAGGAAGTAGCGAGATGAAGATATGGAGACTGTAAACACAGAGAGAGATATCTTGTTGAGACAAGAGAGCCTAGAATGTCCTCAGGTTGGTCACAAACAATGTTGACACTCGCCTTGACCAGCTCCGGCATATTACCAAACCGTAAATAGTTGCTGAAGCTATCCTTAATGCTAAAGCACCTCAAAGCAGGTGCATTGATCACAAACCCATGAACCCCTTCAGGCCTTGACTTCCCAGACCAATTATAGATGCATAAACTCTTCAATGTAGGAACATCAATAGTAAATATCATCACATTGGTATACAAGCTTCTTCTCACTACCAAGTCTTCAAGAAGTGGGCATATGCTTAGAAGCTTAATCACTGATTCGTCGCTTGAGAATCTAACCGATAAAAGGTGGAGTTTCTTGACACCAATCAAAGAAACGTTAGATGGAATATCCTCAAGACTAAGTTTCTGGAGTATGAGGGTTTCAAGTTGTGGATAGAAATACAAGCTTTGGGGCAACTCATAGGATATGTAAAGCATCTCTATTCTCAGCTCTCTCAAAGAGCGAGCAACTGCATCATCAACCAAAGGGTTGATATCAGCGGTTACCGAAAGACCTGGGCTAAACTTGAGCTGCAAGATGTCTACACTTGATTTGCTTCTAATGAATAGCGCAAACATTTTAAAAGTAGGACGAGTATCATCATATCTGAATGTATTTACCTCCTTCCAAAGAGACTTCCACCGTTTTGAAATGGCACTCGTGGCTATAACATCTTTACTAGGAAGAAAAGACAGTATCTTCAGCAACAACTCGTCTGGAAACTCACTCAATGTACCCCTCCTACAAAACGGATTCCTCCTTGTACCCCTCCTACGAATCTGAGCCCTCATTGCTTTTCCAATAACCAAGgaacaaaccctaaactcacaaggaacaaaccctaaactcaacccgtgatttttacaaaaaaaaagatctaaatCTTATCTTGTATTTTCGATTGTGCTCTCTTCGTTTCTACAAAACTGTGTATCCCTAAATGTTTTTATAGAGTTTTGATATCTCAATGAGAATCCTGTTCAGACTTTACTTTTCAAATATACGTTACGttttaatgttcaaaaaaaaaatatacgtTACGTTTTTTCATTTcctctttttattctttttatttccaTCTTCAAAACGAGGAAAACAGAATAAAACAccctattaaaaaaatattcatagtCAATGTGGTTACcagaaatgtatatatatttttccattttataaaaattattaaaatagagaTGGATTTAGAGCCTTAGATGCATGCATGAGATGTTGACTGAAAAGAAGGAAAACTTAACTAATGGAAACAATTTAAAttagtatattataaaactagtaAAACTAAAATTGTTCTCTCTTAACAGTTGGTTGGAtaataatcaaaagaaaatatatattcatagtCAATGTGGTTACcagaaatgtaaatatatttttccatATTATAGAAGTTATTAGAATAAAGATGGATTTATAGCCTTTAATGCATGCATGACATGTTGACTAAAAAGAAGGAAACTTTAACTAATGgaaacaatttaaattaatattttataaaactaacaaaataaaattgttctCTCTTAACAGTTGGTTGGATATAAATCaaactaggcctgggcattcggggtcccaatcgggattcggttttatccaatcgggttttggtttttcgggtttatcaaaatcagccccattcggattatTCGAAAGTTTGGTTTGGGAccggttcgggttctatcgggttcgggtcggggttagtaaatcttcaaagaaccggtacaacccaatgtactttcgggttcgggtcccaatcggttcttcggtttaaaaatatttgatttttacctattttttaattaaaacataagtaaaattggtttgttttggtttcaaatacctaatttctacatttttgtaactaaaacataagtaaaatcgattaaaaaatatgaaagaaatatcaaccatgatcattcaaaatcaaacgaaagagaaacatatttattgatgaaataaaaaccaaataaatgaaatcataaaaagaaaacaacgacctcatgaaatgagaaacattgtttaataaaaacaaaatctaaatctaaatatttcgaaattcaaaagcCATTTTTAACCATCAATCTTCATGTAATAGAACCACCAACCTATATGTAATAGATAAgtattttagatgttcaatgtatcttattatattttgaatacatattaggaattgagatcatgTTTGGTATAAGATCTTTCTGAAATTTTGAATGTTTCAGGTtttatcggatatccatttaaattcgggttcggttcggataatactcATAAtccgaaataccaaaaaacaagatccatttgGTATTTATGACGGGTTTagatcggttcggattcatttttatcggatcggattcggttcggatttccgGGTTCGctttatttgcccagccctaaatCAAACAACAATATATGGCCACTACTATATACGCTCTTTTCTTTccaaattttcttatatatatatatattagatcgTCGCTGGTATATGCTccttttgtttaaatatattatata
The Raphanus sativus cultivar WK10039 chromosome 1, ASM80110v3, whole genome shotgun sequence DNA segment above includes these coding regions:
- the LOC108849029 gene encoding putative FBD-associated F-box protein At1g50980, which gives rise to MRAQIRRRGTRRNPFCRRGTLSEFPDELLLKILSFLPSKDVIATSAISKRWKSLWKEVNTFRYDDTRPTFKMFALFIRSKSSVDILQLKFSPGLSVTADINPLVDDAVARSLRELRIEMLYISYELPQSLYFYPQLETLILQKLSLEDIPSNVSLIGVKKLHLLSVRFSSDESVIKLLSICPLLEDLVVRRSLYTNVMIFTIDVPTLKSLCIYNWSGKSRPEGVHGFVINAPALRCFSIKDSFSNYLRFGNMPELVKASVNIVCDQPEDILGSLVSTRYLSLCLQSPYLHLATSFLFLDHLELYACPSHWCNLLKDTPKLRVLKLYQNNETAAPWNQPNSLPECLSSHLEIFEWRQYNGTDEEREAAKYILANASCLKKATFFSKSAKKVDMLKELESVARGSKTCMLVFE